In Clarias gariepinus isolate MV-2021 ecotype Netherlands chromosome 9, CGAR_prim_01v2, whole genome shotgun sequence, a single window of DNA contains:
- the LOC128530192 gene encoding H-2 class II histocompatibility antigen, A-U alpha chain-like: MKLFLLFFTLMCVTDTEAESKHNDFIVNACSDTDTEYMMEVEQEEVYHADFVKQQVVKMLPPFGDSAGIREGAYENAVTNNEICKKSLGAMKKIYKDREEPKDVPQNSIYPRDDVNVGTQNTLICHSVRFFPPPVRVRWTKNGEDVTDKSSLSQYYPNEDQTFNQFSHLTFTPKEGDVYTCTVEHKSLETPDTKTWEVDVELPSVGPAVFCGVGLAVGLLGVATGTFFLVKGNQCN; encoded by the exons atgAAGTTGTTTCTGCTCTTTTTTACACTAATGTGTGTGACGGATACAGAGGCAGAGT ccaAACACAATGATTTTATTGTGAATGCATGCTCAGACACGGATACGGAGTATATGATGGAAGTTGAACAAGAGGAGGTTTATCACGCAGACTTTGTAAAGCAGCAGGTGGTGAAGATGCTCCCACCGTTTGGGGATTCGGCCGGGATTAGGGAAGGAGCGTACGAGAACGCCGTGACAAACAATGAGATCTGCAAAAAAAGCTTGGGAgcgatgaaaaaaatatataaggacCGAGAAGAACCTaaag ATGTTCCACAAAACTCTATCTATCCCCGGGATGATGTGAATGTGGGGACACAGAACACACTCATCTGTCACTCAGTGCGTTTCTTCCCCCCACCTGTCCGAGTGCGCTGGACCAAAAACGGTGAAGATGTGACTGATAAATCCTCACTCAGTCAGTACTACCCGAATGAAGACCAGACGTTCAACCAATTCTCCCACCTGACCTTCACTCCAAAGGAAGGAGACGTTTACACCTGCACAGTGGAGCACAAGTCCCTGGAGACCCCCGACACCAAGACATGGG aggtggATGTTGAGCTTCCCAGTGTGGGTCCGGCTGTGTTCTGTGGAGTGGGTCTGGCTGTAGGACTGCTCGGAGTCGCTACTGGAACTTTCTTCCTCGTCAAAGGAAACCAGTGTAACTGA